In Colias croceus chromosome 12, ilColCroc2.1, one genomic interval encodes:
- the LOC123696198 gene encoding putative inorganic phosphate cotransporter — MQNGKDNMESVQDKSEIIIDDCKVSDWGYRHKQCILLFLALTSAYSMRTCMGMALVVMTDIEPINTSNTSALKRSINDSNISMLNLNTSNLDYEINDTNVGVVNETSFLHSLLLIPPYPTFKWNKKIQDTVQSSFFWGYMLTQIPAGTIAHHFGAKYLLTGAMLINGVLSFCLPWASSYGGWILTGIFRFVQGLAQACIIPGMHTMFGKWAPLEERGRMTAFAYSGQALGAVLGFPVAGFISSSFLGWPGIFRFYGVLLTLVGGFLWWLSADSPAQHKYISAAERYYIESSLGQVGDAGKKKQAVPWVKILRCRGLYAIMLAHIGQTWCQVTLFAEVPAYMDKVMGVNVKANGLLSALPFLIMWFASFFFSWLSDMLIVRKVFSVTVARKLANSTGAIPASIFFIILAHTSRNIYIVETLLCIICAFKIACSVGFQVNHIDISPNFSGTMMGMTNFMANCFGSIAPMVAGFILTDVTDEYLWRKVFYLAAIIYFSTNAAYVIMGTGELADWNEPEEEKDLPEMERMMKDKELEKK, encoded by the exons ATGCAAAACGGAAAAGATAACATGGAATCAGTGCAAGATAAAAGTGAAATTATAATTGACGACTGTAAAG tttCAGATTGGGGATACAGACATAAACAATGCATTCTACTATTTTTGGCTTTAACAAGTGCTTACAGCATGAGGACATGCATGGGTATGGCTCTAGTGGTCATGACGGACATAGAACCTATCAATACATCTAATACTTCTGCTTTAAAACGTAGTATAAATGACAGTAATATTTCAAtgcttaatttaaatacaagcAATTTAGATTACGAGATTAATGACACCAATGTTGGAGTTGTAAATGAAACCAGCTTTTTACATAGTCTACTTTTGATACCTCCG TACCCAACCTTCAAATGGAACAAGAAGATCCAGGACACCGTGCAGTCCTCTTTCTTCTGGGGCTACATGCTCACTCAGATTCCCGCAGGCACCATTGCCCATCATTTTGGCGCCAAATATTTGTTGACTGGAGCCATGCTGATCAACGGTGTTTTATCCTTTTGTTTGCCATGGGCATCGTCTTAT GGAGGATGGATATTAACTGGAATTTTTAGATTTGTGCAAGGACTGGCCCAAGCCTGTATAATACCAGGAATGCACACTATGTTTGGCAAATGGGCGCCACTAGAAGAAAGAGGAAGAATGACTGCTTTTGCATATAGTG gacAAGCTCTAGGAGCAGTATTGGGATTTCCTGTTGCGGGATTTATCTCTTCCAGTTTCCTGGGTTGGCCTGGGATATTCCGTTTCTATGGTGTCCTTCTGACTCTAGTTGGAGGTTTTCTCTGGTGGCTAAGTGCAGACAGTCCAGCTCAGCATAAATACATATCCGCTGCGGAGAGATATTACATTGAGTCCTCCTTGGGTCAAGTAGGTGATGCGGGAAAG aaaaagcaAGCTGTTCCATGGGTAAAGATTTTACGGTGTCGTGGTCTTTATGCTATTATGCTAGCCCATATAGGTCAAACTTGGTGTCAAGTAACCCTATTCGCGGAAGTCCCGGCTTATATGGACAAAGTTATGGGAGTTAATGTGAAAGCG AATGGTTTGCTGTCTGCTCTTCCATTTCTCATAATGTGGTTCGCCAGCTTCTTCTTTAGCTGGCTGTCTGACATGCTTATTGTTAGAAAAGTTTTTAGCGTTACTGTGGCCAGAAAACTTGCCAATTCTACag gaGCAATACCagcatcaatattttttataatattggcgCATACATCTAGGAACATTTATATTGTAGAGACATTGCTGTGTATTATATGCGCTTTCAAAATTGCTTGTTCAGTTGGTTTTCAA GTGAATCACATTGATATATCTCCCAACTTTTCTGGCACTATGATGGGTATGACAAACTTTATGGCGAATTGCTTCGGTTCAATCGCACCTATGGTTGCTGGCTTCATTCTAACAGATGtg ACTGACGAATATCTATGGCGAAAAGTGTTCTACCTGGCAGCGATTATTTACTTTTCAACAAATGCTGCTTACGTCATCATGGGCACTGGAGAACTCGCAGACTGGAATGAACCTGAGGAAGAAAAAGATCTACCAGAAATGGAAAGAATGATGAAGGACAAGGAATTAGAAAAGAAATAG